The genomic segment TTGAGCGGTCGGGGTTCCTTGCGCGAACCCGCGGAAGATCAGAACCCACGGGGCCGGGGGCCGACGGGTGCCGTGGAGCGGGGTTCCGGTGTACGCATTGAACACCCGACCGCAATGGGTGCATCGGTAGTCCAGGACCGGTGCCCGATGCCGGGCCTGAACCCCCATCCCATCGGACCGGTGGCACCGCGGGCACGACAGACCGTCGGGGTGCAGCAAATCGACCAGATACCGGTAGCACGCGCCTGGGTCCATCAGGTCCACGATCGGGAAGTCCATCTCCCGGCCTCCAAAACCACGGCTACCGAACACCGGCGTACTCTAACGCTCGACCGGGGAATGGGAAAAGACCAGTTCCACCCCGACGGCCTCATGAGCCAAGAAGTTTGGGTCCTGAGTTCCGCTCCTTGCCGCAACCGTTTCGAATGGAAAACTACGATCCATCGGCGCGACGCGCGCCGATGTGTCAGTTTGCTAGAGCCGACCCGGCGGCACCGATTACCGACACATGCGACGCCACGGTGCGGAATCCCCAGACCGGTAGGGAGAACGTGGGACCTATTTTTCGAGATCGGTTCCTCGACCGCGTCTGGAGCGCGGCCGATCTGGACACCGTGGCGGCGTTCTGGGCGCGGCTGTTTGGGACCGCGTCCCTGTTCCGGCACTTTCTGCCCGGCCCGCCCGCGACCCTCACGATCCGCCTCTGGGGTTTCCCGCGGCACCGGGCGCGTGCGCTGGCGGACGAACTGGCCGACCGCCTCAGCGCGGCCGCCCTTCGTCTCGCGCGGGTCGAGACGGAGGGCGCGGACACCCTGATCGTTTCGACACAGACCCGGTACCCGCCGCCGGCCGGGCTGGGGCTCCCGCTGCTGGCGGGCGAACCGTTCGACCGGCTGGCGGCCGAGATCCGGTTCCGCGTCGTCGGGACCGAACACCACCCACCGCTCGAAGCGGTCATGGGCTACCATGGCGACCCCACGGCGCCCGTCGATCACGTCCTCGTCCTGGCCGGCGAGGTCCGCGCCGGGGGGCTGCTCGTGAAGGCGGCGTGGCGGAGCGACTCGGACCGACCGGGGGACGACCCGCTCTGGTCCCCCGCGCTGGAGGCGGCGCTACTCGTGGGCCTGGACGCGTTCCGCCAAAGTGACGCCGTTCCGCCCGCCCTCGCCAAGAGCCTGACACGACCGCCGGGCTTTGACCGCAAACAGCGCACGATGAAGAAGGTGGCGGCCGTGCCCCCCGGGCCGCGGCGATTGCCCCGGCTGGCGGTCCGGTACACGTTCTACGCGGCGTACTTCGCCGCGCTCGGGTACGTCATGTACCGTTACATCGAGGACGACTGGGTGTGGATCTGCCTGGTGCCGGTCTTCATCTCGGTCCTGTTCGTCCTCCCGGCGTTCCTGCTCTTCGCGCGCTTCGAGGCGCGCCGGTTGTTTTCCGCGGAGCCACGCAAGCGGGCGGCGTGCGCCGGGGCGCCCGACCGGCCGGCGCGGTGTGTCGTGGTCGGCGGGGGGGCGACGGGGTGCCTCGACAGTCCCTCCGTTCGCAAGCACGCGGCCGACCTGGAGGCCGCCGGGTTCGCACACGCGGGCGACTGGGTCCGGGCGCCGACCGACGAGCCGGGGGCGGTCCGCCGCGTGTTCCGCGCGCCGGACGGGGCCACGTACCTGAGCCTCGTTTGCCGGAGCCGCGGGGTGTGGCCGGTTGCGGTCGAGGTCCAGGTGCAAACGTTCTTTCCCGACGGGTGGCGCGTCGAGAGTTCGAACGCGCCGGCGGACGGTTTCTGGTGGGGGCGGACGACCGCGGCACACGTGTTCCGGGTACTCCCGGACGTGGCGGGACCGCTGGAACTGTTCGCCGCACACGCCGCCGAGGTCGCGCGCGCCGCGGCAACGGCGAACCAGACCCCCGCGCCGCACGAGCGGTTCGAGCAGTTCATCGGGCGCCAGGAAGCGATCCACGAGGAAGAGCGGCGGCAGTGGGCCCTTCACCCCTACTCATGGAGCGATCACCTGCGCTGGTACGTCGATCGGCCCCGGAAGGAGTACCGGCGTTGAGCCGAGCGTTTCGCGCCGGCGTGAACGGCCGTTCGGCCGGACTTGCGTCGGCTGGGAGATCGGTCGAGCTGGTAACAATCTTGCCGGCTCTTTGTTCACCTCGGGAGCCCGGCGGTCCGCTTCGTTGCCAACGGTTCTAAAACGAACGCCCGCTCAACTGCGTTCGCTACTCGTACTGGAGCGCGTCCGGGATGCGCGTCTGGATCGCGCGCCACGCGGGGACCAGCCCCGCGAGCGTCGCCAGGGTGATCGACGCGGCCCCGATCCCCAGCGTCGCCCTCCACGGGATCAGCACGTCCAGGTCGAACCCCGATTCGTCCACGAACATCACCTTCAGCACGAACCACTCCATCGGCAGGCCGATCAGCACCCCGAGCACGGTGCCGAACACGCCCATCAGGAACGCCTCCGCCAGCACCGACCGCAGCACCTGTCCCGGGGTCGCGCCGACCGCGAGCAGGAGCCCCAACTCGCGCTTCCGCTGGAGCACCGAGATGAGCAGCGCCGTCACCACGCCCAGCGCCGCGACCACACCGACCAGGAGCTGCTGCATGTACGCCAGCACGTAGATGCGGTTGATGAGTTCGGAGAGGAACCGGCGGAGCTCGTCGCGGTCGGCGAGGAACAGCCCCTTGTCGGTCGTGTACTTCTCGAGGGCCGGGTCGGGCGCCGCCGCGCGGTCGGTCTTGAGGAACACGTGGCAGATGTCGATGAGGTCGTCGCCGAAGAGCTTCGCGTACCGCGCGCGGTCGATGAATATCGTCCCGCGGCTCCACGAGTAGTCGCGCACGGCGCCGACGATCCTCAGGTTCACCGGGCCGTTCGGCCCGGGCACGTGGATGGTGTCGCCCACCCGCACCCCGTGGCGGGCGATGAAGTTGTCGCTCACCAGCACGTCGTCGGTGCCGGGCAGGGCGAGGAACCGTTCCAGGTCCGGCATCCCCTGCGGGACGCGGGCGCGGGTGGCGCGGGCGTACTCGGTCGCGTCCAGCGCGACGAGGTACACGATCGTGTTGTTGTACTCCGGGCGCGCGTACCGGATGCTCATGACGCCGTCGACCCCCGGCAGCGCCTTCAGGTCGCGCGCGACGGCCGCCGCCATCGGGCTGTTCGAACTGTTCGCCGCCGTCATGTTGCCGCTGAACACGAAGTGGTCGGCCTGCACCACCTGCGAGATCCACGCGACGACCGGCTCCTCGTTGCTGCGCCCCACGCCGGCCGTCTGGAACATGAGCGCGACCCCGGCGCCCAGCGCGCCGATGACGACGCCCGTCCGGCCCGGCGCCCGGGACAGGTTGTCGAACGCGAGCCGGAGCGTGAACGGGCACGTGGCCCGGACCAGCGGCCGGAGCAGCACCACCAGCACCCCGACCAGGACCGGCGCCGCCAGCAACAGGCCGACGAGCACGGTCATCATCCCGCCGACGGAGCCGACGCGGGCCGGCAGCTCGTGGCGCAGCGCGATCATCCCGAACCCGCCGCCCACCAGGCCCGCGCACGCGCACCGGTGGACGAGCCGCCACACGCCCGTCGCGCCGCCGGCCGAGCGGCGGACCACGTGCGGGGTCGTCGTTGGCGGCCTGGATCGCCGGCACCAGCGCCGCGAACACCGCCGTCGCCACCCCCACCAGCACCGCCAGGCCGGCGTTCAGCGCGGACAGGCGGGCGGGGTTCACCTCGGGGTTCAGGAACATCGACTCCAGTTCGGCGCGGAACTGGCTGAACGTGAGTTCGGCCAAGAGGACGCCGAGCGGCACGCCGAGGACCGCGCCGATCAGGCCCAGGAACGCGGCGGCGACGGCGAACAGGACGATGATCTGGAGCCGCGTGGCGCCGATCGCCCGCAGCACGCCGATGTCGGCGCGGCGCTCGGCCACGGTCACGGCCATCGCGTTGTACACGAGGAACAGGCCGACGATCATCGCGCCGGCCGAGCACATCAGCACGCCGATCTGGAGGCCGGAGACGACCTCCTGCGTGCTGCGGCGCTGCGCGTCCGGGGCGCGCACCTCGGCCCGGCGGGCGATGACTTTCGCCGCCGCGGCGGCCACCGCCTCGCGGTCGGCCCCCGGTTCGAGGAACAGGTCGATCCGGTTCACCTTCTGCGGGAAGAAGGCGTCCGCCGCGACGTCGCCCAGCCCGCCGCCGACGGCGACCATCGGCGGCACCGGCCGCACCACCTGCAGCGCCTGCCCGACGCTCATGCCGATGAAGTTCTTCCCCAGCGGCGCGACGGGCGAATCGCTGTCGAACTCGACCACGCCGATCGGCAGGCACTCCACGTTCCGCGACGCGTACCGGACCACGAACGGCTTCTCCCCACCGGTCCGGCGCATCCACTCGTCGTAGATCGGCTTCGACACCATCACCAGCCGCCCCGGAACGCGGTCCCACAGTTGCCCGGCGCGCGTCAGGTCGCCCTCCTGGACCGCGGCCCACACCGGGAGCAGTTGGAGCTTCGGGGCGGTCGCGAGGATCTCCACTTTGGCCTTGAGGGGGTTCTCGTCCTTGAGCAGTTGCGTGGACACCTCGGCCCCGACGAGGACCGCGACGCGGCCGCCGAGATCGGGCAGCGAGACCCGCTCGAAAATGAGCGGCTGAACGGACCTGAGGCCGGGAATCTGCGCGGCGCGGAACTCCTCGGTCATCGACCGGTGCACGCCGGCCTCGCCGTTGGTGACGTAGAGTTCGGCGCTCGCGCCGGGGGTGGTGGTGTCCTGCGCCGCGACCTCGATGCACTGGTTGAGGATGCGCGCGGACACGAGCGTGGCGACGCCCAGCGCGATGCTCGCGACGATGAGCGCGGCGCGGTCCCAGCGCTGGAGCAGGTACCGAAGGGCCAGCAGGCGGTACACCGACATTGACGCCCTCCGGGCGCTGTGGGTCATTCGTCCCGGGAGCGACTAGCGCCGAACGACGGCCTCGTCGGACTCGATCACGCCGTCGCGGATGCGGACCAGGCGGGTGCCGTAGGACGCGCCGGTCGGGTCGTGGGTGACCATGATGACGGCCCGCTTGCCGGCCTCGGGGAGCTTCGAGAGCAGCGTCAGAATCTCGCGGCTGGTGGCCGTGTCGAGGTTCCCGGTCGGCTCGTCGCACAGGACGGCCTCGGGGTCGGCGACGAGCGCCCGCGCCACCGCGATCCGCTGCATCTCGCCGCCGGACATCTCGTCCGGAAAGTGTTCCGCCCGGTGCGCCATGTTCACCCGGTCCAGGCACTCCGCGGCGCGGGCCAGCGCCGCCCGCCGCCCGGTGCCGCCGAGCAGCAGCGGCAGCGCGACGTTCTCCGCGCCGGTGAGCG from the Frigoriglobus tundricola genome contains:
- a CDS encoding ABC transporter permease, with translation MVRRSAGGATGVWRLVHRCACAGLVGGGFGMIALRHELPARVGSVGGMMTVLVGLLLAAPVLVGVLVVLLRPLVRATCPFTLRLAFDNLSRAPGRTGVVIGALGAGVALMFQTAGVGRSNEEPVVAWISQVVQADHFVFSGNMTAANSSNSPMAAAVARDLKALPGVDGVMSIRYARPEYNNTIVYLVALDATEYARATRARVPQGMPDLERFLALPGTDDVLVSDNFIARHGVRVGDTIHVPGPNGPVNLRIVGAVRDYSWSRGTIFIDRARYAKLFGDDLIDICHVFLKTDRAAAPDPALEKYTTDKGLFLADRDELRRFLSELINRIYVLAYMQQLLVGVVAALGVVTALLISVLQRKRELGLLLAVGATPGQVLRSVLAEAFLMGVFGTVLGVLIGLPMEWFVLKVMFVDESGFDLDVLIPWRATLGIGAASITLATLAGLVPAWRAIQTRIPDALQYE
- a CDS encoding ABC transporter ATP-binding protein; amino-acid sequence: MIELLDAVKTYTQGRRTVNAVRGVTLRVRTGEFVTIMGPSGSGKSTLMHLMGALDTPSGGRAVFHGQDLQTMSDRQRSLLRRDRIGFVFQAFNLLPTLTGAENVALPLLLGGTGRRAALARAAECLDRVNMAHRAEHFPDEMSGGEMQRIAVARALVADPEAVLCDEPTGNLDTATSREILTLLSKLPEAGKRAVIMVTHDPTGASYGTRLVRIRDGVIESDEAVVRR